From a single Streptomyces misionensis genomic region:
- a CDS encoding NADP-dependent isocitrate dehydrogenase, translating to MTDSSIIYTYTDEAPALATHSFLPVIRAYASQAGVPVETRDISLAGRIIAVFPEYLTEDQRIPDALTELGELAKTPAANIVKLPNISASIPQLKAAVAELQGKGYALPDYPDDPKTDEEREIRARYDKVKGSAVNPVLREGNSDRRAPASVKNYAKTHPHRMGAWTPESKTNVATMGEHDFRSTEKSVVIAEDGSLKIELVGADGTTTVLRESVPVLKDEVVDASVLHVAELEKFLAAQVARAKQDGVLFSVHLKATMMKVSDPIIFGHVVRTFFPKTFAKYGETLKAAGLTPNDGLGGILKGLENLPEGAEIKASFDAELAAGPELAMVDSDKGITNLHVPSDVIVDASMPAMIRTSGHMWGPDGQEHDTLAVIPDSSYAGVYQAVIDDCRANGAYDPSTMGSVPNVGLMAQKAEEYGSHDKTFEIPAAGTVRLVDQAGNVLIEQEVAEGDIFRACQTKDAPIRDWVKLAVTRARATGDPAVFWLDEGRAHDAQLIAKVKRYLPEHDAEGLDIRILPPVEAAKLSVERIRRGENTISVTGNVLRDYLTDLFPILELGTSAKMLSVVPLMAGGGLFETGAGGSAPKHVQQLVKENYLRWDSLGEFFALVPSLEQFAQATGNARAKVLADTLDRATATFLNEDKSPTRRVGGIDNRGSHFYLSLYWAQELAKQTDDADLAKAFAPLAESLAADEQKIVDELNAVQGKPADLGGYYRVDQAKADAVMRPSATWNAALASLG from the coding sequence GTGACTGACTCGAGCATCATCTACACGTACACAGACGAGGCCCCGGCCCTGGCGACGCATTCTTTCCTGCCGGTGATCCGGGCGTACGCCTCGCAGGCCGGTGTGCCCGTGGAGACCCGCGACATCTCGCTGGCCGGGCGCATCATCGCCGTCTTCCCGGAGTACCTGACCGAGGACCAGCGCATCCCGGACGCGCTGACCGAGCTGGGCGAGCTGGCCAAGACCCCGGCGGCGAACATCGTCAAGCTGCCGAACATCTCGGCGTCCATCCCGCAGCTCAAGGCGGCCGTCGCCGAGCTCCAGGGCAAGGGCTACGCGCTGCCGGACTACCCGGACGACCCGAAGACCGACGAGGAGCGCGAGATCCGCGCCCGCTACGACAAGGTCAAGGGCTCCGCCGTCAACCCGGTGCTGCGCGAGGGCAACTCCGACCGCCGCGCCCCGGCGTCGGTGAAGAACTACGCCAAGACCCACCCGCACCGCATGGGCGCCTGGACCCCCGAGTCCAAGACCAATGTGGCGACCATGGGCGAGCACGACTTCCGCTCCACCGAGAAGTCGGTCGTCATCGCCGAGGACGGCTCGCTGAAGATCGAGCTGGTGGGCGCCGACGGCACCACCACCGTGCTGCGCGAGTCCGTACCGGTCCTGAAGGACGAGGTCGTGGACGCCTCCGTGCTGCACGTAGCGGAGCTGGAGAAGTTCCTCGCCGCGCAGGTCGCCCGCGCCAAGCAGGACGGCGTGCTGTTCTCCGTGCACCTGAAGGCCACGATGATGAAGGTCTCCGACCCGATCATCTTCGGTCACGTGGTGCGCACCTTCTTCCCGAAGACGTTCGCGAAGTACGGCGAGACGCTGAAGGCGGCCGGCCTCACCCCGAACGACGGCCTCGGCGGCATCCTCAAGGGCCTGGAGAACCTGCCCGAGGGCGCCGAGATCAAGGCTTCCTTCGACGCGGAGCTGGCCGCGGGCCCGGAGCTGGCCATGGTCGACTCCGACAAGGGCATCACCAACCTGCACGTCCCCTCGGACGTCATCGTGGACGCCTCCATGCCCGCGATGATCCGCACCTCCGGCCACATGTGGGGCCCGGACGGCCAGGAGCACGACACCCTCGCCGTCATCCCGGACTCCTCGTACGCAGGTGTCTACCAGGCCGTCATCGACGACTGCCGGGCCAACGGCGCCTACGACCCGTCCACCATGGGCTCGGTGCCGAACGTCGGCCTGATGGCGCAGAAGGCCGAGGAGTACGGCTCCCACGACAAGACCTTCGAGATCCCGGCCGCGGGCACCGTCCGCCTGGTCGACCAGGCCGGCAACGTGCTGATCGAGCAGGAGGTCGCCGAGGGCGACATCTTCCGCGCCTGCCAGACCAAGGACGCCCCGATCCGCGACTGGGTCAAGCTGGCCGTCACCCGCGCCCGCGCCACCGGCGACCCGGCCGTGTTCTGGCTGGACGAGGGCCGCGCCCACGACGCGCAGCTGATCGCCAAGGTCAAGCGGTACCTGCCGGAGCACGACGCCGAGGGCCTGGACATCCGCATCCTGCCCCCGGTCGAGGCCGCCAAGCTGTCGGTGGAGCGCATCCGCCGCGGCGAGAACACCATCTCGGTCACCGGCAACGTGCTGCGTGACTACCTGACCGACCTGTTCCCGATCCTGGAGCTGGGCACCAGCGCCAAGATGCTGTCGGTCGTCCCGCTGATGGCGGGCGGCGGCCTGTTCGAGACGGGCGCCGGCGGTTCCGCGCCCAAGCACGTCCAGCAGCTGGTCAAGGAGAACTACCTGCGCTGGGACTCGCTCGGCGAGTTCTTCGCGCTCGTGCCCTCCCTGGAGCAGTTCGCGCAGGCCACCGGCAACGCCCGCGCCAAGGTGCTCGCCGACACGCTGGACCGCGCCACGGCGACCTTCCTCAACGAGGACAAGTCCCCGACCCGTCGCGTCGGCGGCATCGACAACCGCGGCAGCCACTTCTACCTGTCCCTGTACTGGGCGCAGGAGCTGGCCAAGCAGACCGACGACGCCGACCTGGCCAAGGCGTTCGCGCCGCTCGCCGAGTCCCTCGCGGCAGACGAGCAGAAGATCGTGGACGAGCTGAACGCCGTCCAGGGCAAGCCGGCCGACCTCGGCGGCTACTACCGCGTCGACCAGGCCAAGGCGGACGCGGTGATGCGCCCGTCGGCCACCTGGAACGCGGCCCTGGCCTCGCTCGGCTAG
- a CDS encoding DUF4186 domain-containing protein — MTVSPDPVPPGAHPLDRLLDDLARQPFRARFHLRGRDRATAELKGPATVRWHAYDLIAKRLAPAAPYKDGKQTPYRGHPVFVAQHATATCCRGCLARWHGIPKGRELSRSEHVYVVDVICRWIERELTGGPGRTAGSG; from the coding sequence ATGACCGTTTCGCCCGACCCCGTCCCGCCCGGGGCCCACCCGCTCGACCGGCTGCTGGACGACCTCGCCCGGCAGCCGTTCCGGGCGCGGTTCCACCTGCGCGGGCGGGACCGGGCCACCGCCGAGCTGAAGGGACCGGCCACCGTCCGGTGGCACGCCTACGACCTGATCGCGAAGCGGCTGGCCCCGGCCGCGCCGTACAAGGACGGCAAGCAGACCCCGTACCGGGGCCATCCCGTCTTCGTCGCCCAGCACGCGACCGCCACCTGCTGCCGGGGCTGTCTGGCCCGGTGGCACGGCATCCCGAAGGGCCGGGAACTCAGCCGGTCCGAACACGTGTACGTGGTGGACGTGATCTGCCGCTGGATCGAACGCGAGCTGACCGGCGGCCCCGGGCGGACGGCGGGCTCGGGCTGA
- a CDS encoding mechanosensitive ion channel family protein, translated as MNRALTLDDLVLAGISVAAGLALAFCSRTLLRWLAKAAKRTRWSGDDVIVDALRSIVPWALIAAGVATAAVVLPLTRTVQHHTDQILEVWLILVATLSAARVIAGLVQSVTQSRSGVAGSATIFVNITRALVLAIGFLVVLQTLGISIAPLLTALGVGGLAVALALQDTLANLFAGIHILASKTVQPGDYIRLSSGEEGYVVDINWRQTTVRQLSNNLVVIPNGQLAKANMTNYTRPEQRLTVPVQVGVSYDADLEHVERVTADVVRQVMHEVDGALPDHEPAIRFHTFGDSRIGFTVILGIGEFSDQYRIKHEFIKRLHRRYREEGIRIPSPVRTVALQQGGLMIPQQRSAEGVPE; from the coding sequence GTGAACCGCGCGCTCACCCTGGACGACCTCGTCCTGGCCGGCATCTCCGTGGCGGCGGGCCTGGCGCTCGCCTTCTGCTCCCGGACCCTGCTGCGCTGGCTGGCCAAGGCCGCCAAGCGGACCCGTTGGAGCGGTGACGACGTCATCGTGGACGCGCTGCGTTCGATCGTGCCGTGGGCGCTGATCGCGGCCGGTGTGGCGACGGCGGCGGTCGTGCTGCCGCTCACCAGGACCGTGCAGCACCACACCGACCAGATCCTCGAGGTGTGGCTGATCCTGGTGGCCACCCTGTCGGCGGCCCGGGTCATCGCCGGGCTGGTGCAATCGGTCACCCAGTCCCGCTCGGGCGTGGCCGGGTCGGCGACCATCTTCGTCAACATCACCCGGGCGCTGGTCCTGGCGATCGGCTTCCTGGTCGTCCTGCAGACCCTCGGGATCTCCATAGCGCCGCTGCTCACCGCGCTGGGCGTCGGCGGTCTCGCGGTGGCGCTCGCGTTGCAGGACACCCTCGCCAACCTGTTCGCCGGCATCCACATCCTCGCCTCCAAGACCGTCCAGCCCGGCGACTACATCCGGCTCAGCAGTGGTGAGGAGGGGTACGTCGTCGACATCAACTGGCGCCAGACGACGGTGCGCCAGCTGTCCAACAACCTGGTGGTGATCCCCAACGGCCAGCTCGCCAAGGCCAACATGACGAACTACACCCGGCCCGAGCAACGGCTGACGGTGCCGGTGCAGGTGGGCGTGAGCTACGACGCCGATCTGGAGCACGTGGAGCGGGTGACCGCCGACGTGGTGCGGCAGGTGATGCACGAGGTCGACGGCGCGCTGCCGGATCACGAGCCCGCGATCCGCTTCCACACCTTCGGGGACTCCCGGATCGGGTTCACGGTGATCCTGGGCATCGGCGAGTTCAGCGACCAGTACCGGATCAAGCACGAGTTCATCAAGCGCCTGCACCGCCGCTACCGCGAGGAGGGCATCCGCATCCCCTCCCCCGTGCGCACGGTCGCCCTCCAGCAGGGCGGCCTCATGATCCCGCAGCAGCGCAGCGCCGAGGGGGTCCCCGAGTAG
- a CDS encoding amino acid permease, with translation MSPTPEPSAAAGLPQQDEERRLRELGYRPVLARRMGGFGNFAISFSVISILSGCMTLYGFGLNTGGPAVMLWGWAGVGLFVLCVGLALAEVTSAYPTSGALYYMADRLGGRRWGWYTGWLNLLGLLGAIAGIDYGAALFTGAFAHLQWGFTPTPGRTMLIFGAILLLHAVLNLFGVRVVSLLNSVSVWWHLAGVALIVGALAIVPDHHRSPSFVFTTFVNETGWSNPLYVAAIGLLLAQYTFSGYDASAHLSEETSRASVSAAKGIVRAIWVSWLAGFVLLAGLTFAIQDYDATRTTATGVPPAQILLDGLGAGGAKALLLVVIAAQLFCGNAEVAAASRMVFAFSRDGALPGSRLWRTVSRRTQTPVAAVWLSVGVAGVLALPSLYSATAYNAVTAINVIGITPAYAIPVLLRLRAGDRFRPGPWHLGRWSRPVGWVAVVWVACVTVLFCLPQSSPVTAGTMNYAAVALAAVLLLASVWWYVARRSYGTPTAAYGSDRDQAELAEGII, from the coding sequence ATGTCTCCCACTCCCGAGCCGTCCGCCGCCGCGGGGCTGCCGCAGCAGGACGAGGAGCGGCGGCTGCGCGAACTCGGCTACCGGCCGGTGCTGGCCCGCCGGATGGGCGGGTTCGGCAACTTCGCCATCAGCTTCTCGGTGATCTCGATCCTGTCCGGCTGCATGACCCTGTACGGCTTCGGGCTGAACACCGGTGGTCCCGCCGTGATGCTGTGGGGCTGGGCGGGCGTGGGCCTGTTCGTGCTCTGCGTCGGGCTCGCGCTCGCCGAGGTCACCAGCGCCTATCCGACCTCGGGCGCCCTCTACTACATGGCCGACCGGCTCGGCGGGCGCCGCTGGGGCTGGTACACGGGCTGGCTGAACCTGCTCGGCCTGCTCGGCGCGATCGCCGGGATCGACTACGGCGCCGCCCTGTTCACCGGTGCGTTCGCCCATCTCCAGTGGGGCTTCACCCCGACGCCCGGCAGGACGATGCTGATCTTCGGCGCCATCCTCCTGCTGCACGCGGTGCTGAACCTGTTCGGGGTCCGCGTGGTCAGCCTGCTCAACTCGGTCAGCGTCTGGTGGCACCTGGCGGGTGTCGCGCTCATCGTCGGCGCGCTCGCGATCGTGCCCGACCACCACCGCTCGCCGTCCTTCGTGTTCACCACCTTCGTCAACGAGACCGGCTGGTCGAACCCGTTGTACGTGGCGGCGATCGGACTGCTGCTCGCCCAGTACACCTTCTCCGGCTACGACGCCTCCGCGCACCTGTCGGAGGAGACCTCGCGCGCCTCGGTGTCCGCGGCCAAGGGCATCGTCCGGGCCATCTGGGTGTCCTGGCTGGCCGGATTCGTGCTGCTGGCCGGGCTGACCTTCGCCATCCAGGACTACGACGCGACCCGCACCACCGCCACCGGGGTGCCGCCGGCCCAGATCCTGCTGGACGGCCTCGGCGCGGGCGGCGCCAAGGCGCTGCTGCTGGTGGTGATCGCGGCCCAGCTGTTCTGCGGGAACGCGGAGGTCGCCGCGGCCAGCCGGATGGTGTTCGCGTTCAGCCGGGACGGCGCGCTGCCCGGCTCCCGGCTGTGGCGCACGGTCAGCCGGCGCACCCAGACCCCGGTGGCCGCCGTCTGGCTGTCGGTCGGCGTGGCCGGGGTTCTCGCGCTGCCGTCGCTGTACTCGGCGACGGCGTACAACGCGGTCACCGCCATCAACGTCATCGGCATCACCCCCGCCTACGCCATCCCGGTGCTGCTGCGGCTGCGGGCCGGGGACCGGTTCCGGCCGGGACCCTGGCACCTGGGCCGGTGGAGCAGGCCCGTCGGCTGGGTCGCGGTGGTCTGGGTGGCGTGCGTGACGGTGCTGTTCTGTCTGCCGCAGTCCTCGCCGGTCACCGCCGGCACGATGAACTACGCGGCGGTGGCCCTGGCCGCCGTCCTCCTGCTGGCCAGCGTCTGGTGGTACGTCGCCCGCCGCTCCTACGGCACCCCCACCGCGGCCTACGGCAGCGACCGCGACCAGGCCGAACTCGCGGAGGGCATCATCTGA
- a CDS encoding FGGY family carbohydrate kinase, with protein sequence MTGPVLAVDQGTSGTKALVVCPERGVLGTGYAEVRPRHRPGGLVEADPEELYGSVLAAGQRALAEAGTGVVALGLANQGETVLAWDPATGRPLTDALVWQDRRAETVCAELGDHAEELRQLTGLPLDPYFAAPKMAWIRRHLTREGVVTTSDAWLVHRLTGAFVTDAATAGRTQLLDLDRVRWSSRALDLYGLAGERLPEITDVAQPVGTTRAFGPEIPLTGLIVDQQAALLAQRLTAPGAAKCTYGTGAFLLAHTGERPRRGGSGLVSCVAWRLAGTTSYCLDGQVYTAASAVRWLAGLGVIGSAADLDPVGGTVPDSGGVTFVPALAGLAAPWWRGELRGSLTGLGLDTTAGHLVRALCEGIAAQVAELADAAAADLGTPLTALRVDGGLTRSALLMQTQADLLQRPVEVSALPDATALGAAALARLGTDPALGADQALPEWRPAAVYEPRIPAGRAAEHRARFRAAVAALPGS encoded by the coding sequence ATGACCGGACCGGTGCTCGCCGTCGACCAGGGCACCTCCGGCACCAAGGCCCTCGTGGTCTGCCCTGAGCGCGGTGTCCTCGGCACCGGATACGCCGAGGTCCGCCCCCGTCACCGCCCCGGCGGACTGGTCGAGGCGGACCCGGAGGAGCTGTACGGCTCGGTGCTCGCCGCCGGGCAGCGCGCACTCGCCGAGGCGGGAACGGGCGTCGTGGCGCTGGGGCTGGCCAACCAGGGCGAGACCGTCCTCGCCTGGGACCCGGCCACCGGCCGCCCGCTCACCGACGCCCTGGTCTGGCAGGACCGCCGCGCCGAGACCGTCTGCGCCGAACTGGGCGACCATGCCGAGGAGTTGCGGCAGCTGACCGGACTGCCCCTGGACCCGTACTTCGCCGCGCCCAAGATGGCCTGGATCCGCCGTCACCTCACCCGCGAGGGCGTCGTCACCACCTCGGACGCCTGGCTGGTGCACCGCCTTACCGGCGCCTTCGTCACCGACGCCGCCACCGCCGGCCGCACCCAGCTCCTCGACCTCGACCGCGTCCGGTGGTCGTCCCGCGCCCTCGACCTGTACGGCCTGGCCGGCGAACGCCTCCCGGAGATCACCGACGTCGCCCAACCCGTCGGAACCACCCGGGCGTTCGGCCCGGAGATCCCCCTCACCGGACTGATCGTGGACCAGCAGGCCGCCCTGCTCGCCCAGCGCCTCACCGCCCCCGGCGCCGCCAAGTGCACCTACGGCACCGGTGCCTTCCTGCTCGCCCACACGGGCGAACGCCCCCGGCGCGGCGGCTCGGGCCTGGTCAGCTGCGTGGCCTGGCGGCTCGCCGGCACCACCAGCTACTGCCTGGACGGCCAGGTGTACACGGCCGCCTCCGCCGTCCGCTGGCTCGCCGGTCTCGGCGTCATCGGCTCCGCCGCCGACCTGGACCCGGTCGGCGGCACCGTCCCCGACAGCGGCGGCGTCACCTTCGTGCCCGCCCTCGCCGGACTCGCCGCCCCCTGGTGGCGCGGCGAGCTGCGCGGCTCGCTGACCGGGCTCGGCCTCGACACCACGGCGGGCCACCTGGTGCGCGCCCTGTGCGAGGGCATCGCCGCCCAGGTCGCCGAACTCGCCGACGCGGCCGCCGCCGACCTCGGCACCCCCCTGACCGCCCTGCGCGTCGACGGCGGCCTCACCCGCTCCGCGCTGCTCATGCAGACCCAGGCCGACCTGCTGCAACGCCCCGTCGAGGTGTCCGCGCTGCCCGACGCCACGGCGCTCGGCGCCGCCGCCCTCGCCCGCCTCGGCACCGACCCCGCGCTCGGTGCCGACCAGGCCCTGCCGGAATGGAGACCCGCCGCGGTGTACGAGCCCCGCATCCCGGCCGGCCGGGCGGCCGAGCACCGCGCCCGTTTCCGCGCCGCCGTCGCCGCCCTGCCCGGCTCATGA
- a CDS encoding FAD-dependent oxidoreductase — translation MRGTGNGPRPARPVRGDREPRPGADADAPPPTVAASGPPPTVTAEGPLPRRSYDVVVVGAGVVGCAIARELARHPRPSVALVEAQDDVGQGTSKANTAILHTGFDAVPGTLEARLVRAGRARLASYAAESGIPVEHVGALLVAWDEEQLAALPRLAEKAGLNSYTDARRLDRAELYAREPRLGPGALGALHIPGESVICPWTTTLAYATQAVRAGVELHLNTAVGQVGRDEEGHLLHTSRGTLRARHLVNAAGLGADTLDRRLGRDDFTVTPRRGQLLVFDKFARPLVRHILLPVPTARGKGVLVAPTVHGNVLLGPTAEDLDDKRDTGSTAEGIALLREKGRRILPDLLDEEVTAVYAGLRAATGQEDYRIAAHPELSYVTVGGIRSTGLTASLAIAAHVTGLLAACGLDLGPERELDPVRMPDLGETLPRPHQRAGLVAADPAYGTLVCHCERVSLGEIRDALAGPLPPRTREALRRRTRAGAGRCQGFYCGAAVRELLERRWKGERA, via the coding sequence ATGAGAGGCACCGGGAACGGACCGCGGCCCGCGCGGCCGGTGCGCGGGGACCGGGAACCACGGCCGGGGGCCGACGCCGACGCCCCGCCGCCGACGGTGGCCGCCTCGGGTCCGCCGCCGACGGTCACCGCCGAAGGCCCGCTGCCCCGGCGGTCGTACGACGTCGTGGTCGTCGGCGCCGGAGTCGTCGGCTGCGCCATCGCCCGCGAACTCGCCCGCCACCCACGTCCGAGCGTCGCCCTGGTCGAGGCGCAGGACGACGTGGGCCAGGGCACCTCCAAGGCCAACACGGCGATCCTGCACACCGGTTTCGACGCCGTCCCCGGCACCCTGGAGGCCCGGCTGGTGCGTGCGGGCCGGGCCCGGCTGGCCTCCTACGCCGCCGAGTCCGGCATCCCCGTCGAACACGTCGGCGCGCTGCTCGTCGCCTGGGACGAGGAGCAACTGGCCGCCCTGCCCCGGCTGGCCGAGAAGGCCGGACTCAACTCGTACACGGACGCCCGCCGGCTGGACCGGGCGGAGCTGTACGCCCGCGAACCGCGCCTCGGCCCCGGCGCGCTGGGCGCCCTGCACATTCCCGGCGAGAGCGTCATCTGCCCCTGGACCACCACCCTGGCCTACGCCACCCAGGCCGTCCGCGCCGGTGTCGAACTCCATCTGAACACCGCTGTCGGGCAGGTCGGCCGGGACGAGGAAGGCCACCTCCTGCACACCTCGCGCGGCACCCTGCGCGCCCGCCACCTCGTCAACGCGGCCGGACTGGGCGCCGACACCCTCGACCGGCGGCTCGGCCGCGACGACTTCACCGTCACCCCGCGCCGCGGCCAGCTCCTCGTCTTCGACAAGTTCGCCCGCCCGCTGGTCCGGCACATCCTGCTGCCGGTGCCCACCGCACGCGGCAAGGGGGTGCTGGTCGCGCCCACCGTCCACGGCAACGTGCTGCTCGGCCCCACCGCCGAGGACCTGGACGACAAGCGGGACACCGGCTCCACCGCCGAGGGCATCGCCCTGCTCCGGGAGAAGGGCCGCCGCATCCTGCCCGACCTCCTCGACGAGGAGGTCACCGCCGTGTATGCCGGGCTGCGCGCGGCCACCGGACAGGAGGACTACCGGATCGCCGCCCACCCCGAACTCTCGTACGTCACCGTCGGTGGCATCCGCTCCACCGGACTGACCGCCTCCCTGGCGATCGCCGCCCATGTCACCGGCCTGCTCGCCGCGTGTGGGCTCGACCTCGGACCCGAGCGGGAGCTCGACCCGGTGCGCATGCCCGACCTCGGCGAGACCCTCCCGCGCCCCCACCAGCGCGCCGGCCTCGTCGCCGCCGACCCCGCCTACGGCACCCTCGTCTGCCACTGCGAGCGGGTCTCCCTCGGCGAGATCCGCGACGCCCTCGCCGGCCCCCTGCCGCCGCGCACCCGGGAGGCCCTGCGCCGCCGCACCCGGGCCGGGGCGGGCCGCTGCCAGGGCTTCTACTGCGGAGCGGCCGTCCGGGAGCTGCTGGAGCGGCGGTGGAAAGGGGAACGCGCATGA